From Xiphophorus couchianus chromosome 4, X_couchianus-1.0, whole genome shotgun sequence, a single genomic window includes:
- the greb1 gene encoding protein GREB1 isoform X2, which produces MGNSYAGQLRSTRFEEVLHNSIEASLRSNTVVPRPVFSQLYLETEQLFMQDGRTFNDDEEDEDGSESNSPPIPYQMKPPPEGCCTTDGFCQAGKDLRLSSLASENLDVPPGFMPVGVKSPSLPDNLLVCAVDRRFLPDERGRNALLGFSGNCLGCGEKGFRYFTEFSNHINLKLSTQPKKQKHLKFHLYRNNQGMLVKGAPICWRGNDVRIRQIRTSLSEGHLTLDERPSNPALAHSSHTPGSATGSHVEPQTADVPTTLINGNHTAASSIAQPPLNQSGPGRPSVTVPPTNAGPPKKRHKGWSPDSSANSLTESAGKSGQSSLTLSTLSVTSVITNGARSETTAIQSSSRGSTSQLSAPEVSVTVPDRLLHTCRLQPVIFKGHGTLPQLTGNTSDVLISSLLQSCYLSSQTLPRVYQHYGPSPIQPLSAEMQILLTVYYLVQLGTEQVPLIEDLEQIFMRSWRESHLSEIRQFQQSQTQGTQGRHYGIEVPASLPGLPQHLSLPPQSQQPLTPSQLPWLAQLAASSCGEGVVVLGEDVKSLAQGLLQMFSRLVDGRLENTNYVVIIVTSPGQETQSCVVVTGKHQCRALAESMFSPTEGLKEISHQLHTGAAQELVHYCNSLGQDGNMDFLLDSASVEHEASPPSSSQTLAEEKTPKATNSPKDRPSPKDSQTSSLKDTPSPKETASSPKTPCLEYRVEWREVRPIQLAVARKLLSHVCAIADSSTQNLDLGSFNRVSFLILVPPSEVSFQQTVLHLWSSGVLQELGSSEQEFASQREAERYVVKMDQSAQSRIDKLLQEAQSNSYTLYILVHDHAHWDISSTFYSSTDGNLGLVDRLLNSRQVKDATNILILHVTSFPFALQTQCTRISPYNEIHWPSAFSNDVDLYHERTRYFGVSELLESTRSGSSLPLMRYDSSFESMTSTLEERFPKLHSAVIRTTVLVQQYCVALMAASGKISSSHNLHKHTSVETMEIVQSLLTAVQQCPTHHGHMVLLRIPSLALAAWAHRRLSRVRRQLGMEDSFEIILGNPSQALTIGQTFTDQIKIWLKIQDAEWVPHTYLELEALPCILILSGAEPLGESLPRSLKYCDLRVISCSYLQRTTLEQELGLAAYLVKAESRPPHNPGPGSDLIESDAEKLSSTDNEEEEGQENGDSPLQSSQSLQPCPDGKTVDPLPSRITTSPNVPKETLDNVQSPSKAQVQLQPQTSSQSYFQITPNFQSQPQVQGYPQVQLISQQQAQLQGQSQSASQTNVQSYNQTAIQQQPVSQPQISSKSASSDSSSPRASSPNLSCSWARGLSRPPSVLLPRALYDIITASDSSGLPRCTSFLPHISVAWASSFRPLLSKMMTCTEQSLYYRQWTVPRSYHMDSSNRTEGRTDNFHPRRLLLSGPPQVGKTGAYLHFLGLLSRMLIRLMEVDIYDEEDIHCTAEVESVQYHPPNAPWPNTEVIKTMPFDYTIYDPKYDDISIVYCPGFKPRADGNPVRQEDVYLRRRTSRIKLSKYAAYNTYHHCEQCHQYLGFNPRYQMYESTLHAFTFTHLLLGEDIQLYFIIPKSKEHYFSFSQPGGQLESMRLPLTSDWSPDCIKSPIFTPTTGRHEHGLFNLYHAMDGASHLHILVVKEYEMAVYKKYWPNHIMLVLPTVFNGAGIGAAHFLIKELSYHNLELERSRQVEGGSPSVDVWPFIILADDSCVMWNAVDSDKLSCPAERAVSLKQVLQHMEACPDLAQYGLCGIRKWNSRGITGIKQWEPFSRGHVHDFLLLNVDRSQNVQYDQNRFTCHDVDFTLRLHSAGLLVCRFNNFSVMKKQIAIGGYRTFIIKTKMTDASTSVGPSQYICAPDSKHLFLASPAQLLLEKYLQHTSQKLFPLSTKNYTHPVLSVDCYLNLGPEVTVCFISSRPHCINISTAGLLFSGLLLCFPDTFVTSGFLKKFTFLKGATLCVISADRSSLRQTVGRLELEEQWRFRLSDEFQTANAKEDRPLFFLTGKHI; this is translated from the exons ATGGGGAACTCTTATGCAGGCCAGCTGCGGTCCACACGCTTCGAGGAGGTCCTCCACAACTCCATCGAGGCATCCTTGAGGTCAAACACTGTGGTGCCTCGGCCCGTCTTCTCACAGCTGTATCTTGAGACAGAGCAGCTGTTTATGCAGGATG GTCGAACATTCAATGATGACGAAGAGGATGAAGATGGCTCTGAGTCTAACAGCCCACCTATACCCTATCAGATGAAACCTCCACCTGAGGGATGCTGCACCACAGATG GTTTCTGTCAGGCTGGCAAAGATTTGCGTTTGTCCTCGCTTGCGTCAGAAAACTTGGATGTTCCTCCTGGGTTCATGCCAGTTGGGGTAAAATCCCCCTCCCTCCCTGACAACCTGCTGGTTTGTGCTGTGGACCGACGCTTTCTGCCAGATGAACGGGGTCGAAACGCCCTGCTTG GTTTCTCGGGAAACTGCTTGGGCTGTGGAGAGAAAGGTTTCCGTTACTTCACAGAGTTTTCCAACCACATTAACCTGAAGCTCAGCACCCAGCCCAAGAAACAGAAGCACTTGAAGTTTCATCTCTACCGCAACAACCAGGGCATGCTGGTTAAGGGTGCTCCCATTTGCTGGAGGGGAAATG ATGTCAGGATAAGACAGATCAGAACCAGTCTCTCAGAGGGCCACCTGACATTAGATGAACGGCCATCGAACCCGGCTTTGGCTCACTCGTCACACACACCAGGCAGTGCCACAg gatcACACGTGGAGCCTCAGACAGCTGATGTTCCCACCACGCTGATAAATGGAAACCACACAGCAGCTTCCTCCATTGCCCAGCCACCTTTAAATCAGTCGGGACCTGGGAGACCATCAGTTACTG TTCCACCTACAAATGCTGGTCCCCcaaaaaagagacacaaagGCTGGTCACCTGATTCATCCGCCAATAGTTTGACAGAGAGTGCTGGGAAGTCTGGACAATCGTCATTAACTTTATCAACATTATCAGTGACTTCTGTCATCACCAATGGAGCAAGATCAG AGACTACAGCCATACAGAGTTCATCACGAGGATCAACAAGTCAACTTTCGGCCCCTGAAGTGTCTGTAACAGTGCCTGATCGGCTGCTACACACCTGCAGGCTGCAGCCTGTCATATTTAAAG GTCATGGCACTCTTCCTCAACTTACAGGCAACACAAGTGACGTACTCATCAGTTCTCTCCTACAGAGTTGTTACCTGAGTTCACAAACACTCCCCAGGGTTTACCAACATTACGGACCATCACCTATTCAACCTCTCTCTGCTGAGATGCAGATTCTGCTCACCGTTTACTACCTCGTTCAGCTAG GCACTGAGCAGGTACCCCTCATTGAGGACTTGGAGCAGATATTCATGAGGTCATGGAGGGAATCTCACCTCAGTGAGATCAGACAGTTTCAGCAGTCACAGACACAAGGAACCCAAGGGAGACACTATGGCATAGAG GTACCCGCTAGCTTGCCTGGCCTCCCCCAGCATCTCTCTTTACCTCCTCAAAGTCAGCAGCCCCTCACCCCCAGTCAGCTTCCCTGGCTCGCCCAGCTGGCTGCCTCGTCCTGTGGGGAGGGTGTGGTGGTGCTGGGGGAAGATGTCAAATCCTTGGCTCAGGGGcttctgcaaatgttcagtagGTTGGTGGATGGACGGcttgaaaacacaaactatGTCGTCATTATCGTCACTTCACCGGGACAAGAAACTCAGTCCTGTGTGGTGGTAACAG GTAAACATCAGTGTCGTGCCTTGGCAGAGAGCATGTTTTCTCCCACTGAGGGACTGAAAGAAATCAGCCACCAACTCCACACAGGAGCTGCCCAGGAACTTGTCCACTATTGCAATTCCCTCGGACAAG ATGGTAATATGGATTTCCTTCTGGACAGTGCCAGTGTGGAGCACGAAGCATCACCCCCATCCAGTAGTCAGACGTTAGCTGAAGAGAAGACTCCCAAAGCCACAAATAGCCCCAAAGACAGACCTAGTCCAAAAGATTCACAAACATCCAGTTTAAAAGATACGCCCAGCCCTAAGGAGACAGCTTCAAGCCCCAAAACCCCTTGTTTAG AATACAGAGTAGAGTGGCGTGAGGTTCGTCCCATACAGCTGGCGGTGGCTAGAAAACTGCTGTCACATGTTTGTGCCATTGCAGACTCCAGCACACAGAATCTGGACCTCGGTTCCTTTAATCGGGTCAGCTTCCTCATCCTTGTCCCGCCTTCCGAGGTCTCATTTCAGCAGACTGTTCTTCACCTCTGGAGCTCTG GTGTTCTTCAGGAGCTTGGGAGTTCAGAGCAGGAATTTGCGTCTCAGAGAGAGGCAGAGCGCTATGTGGTGAAGATGGATCAGAGCGCTCAGTCACGAATTGACAAGCTTCTCCAGGAAGCACAGAGCAACTCCTACACGCTCTACATCTTGGTTCATGACCATGCCCATTGGGATATTAGCAG CACATTTTACAGCAGCACAGACGGCAATCTGGGTCTTGTGGATCGGTTGTTAAACTCCCGGCAGGTGAAAGACGCCACAAACATCTTGATTCTGCACGTCACCTCATTCCCCTTTGCTTTGCAAACACAGTGCACTCGCATCAGCCCTTACAACGAGATTCACTGGCCGTCTGCGTTCAGCAAT GATGTGGACCTGTATCATGAGAGGACACGGTACTTTGGTGTGTCAGAGCTTTTAGAGTCGACCCGTTCAGGAAGCAGCCTCCCACTGATGCGATATGATTCCTCCTTTGAGAGCATGACATCAACCCTCGAAGAGAG ATTTCCCAAACTCCACAGCGCTGTAATACGGACTACAGTTTTAGTCCAACAATACTGTGTTGCTCTGATGGCTGCATCTGGCAAGATCAGCAGCTCTCACAATCTCCACAAACACACCTCTGTGGAAACCATGGAAATTGTACAGTCTCTGCTCACCGCTGTTCAGCAGTGTCCCACCCATCATGGTCACATGGTCCTGCTGCGGATCCCCTCTCTGGCTCTGGCAGCTTGGGCCCACCGACGGCTGTCCAGAGTGAGGAGGCAGCTGGGTATGGAGGACAGTTTCGAAATCATTCTGGGGAATCCTAGCCAAGCTTTGACGATTGGACAGACTTTCACTGATCAGATCAAG ATTTGGTTAAAGATCCAGGATGCTGAATGGGTTCCTCATACCTACTTAGAGCTGGAGGCTCTGCCGTGTATCCTGATCTTGTCAGGAGCCGAACCGCTTGGAGAATCATTACCGAG GTCATTGAAGTATTGTGACCTCAGAGTGATAAGCTGCTCATACCTTCAACGGACCACTCTGGAACAGGAGTTGGGACTAGCTGCTTACCTGGTGAAAGCAGAGTCACGGCCACCACACAACCCTGGACCAGGAAGTGACTTGATCGAAAGCGATGCTGAGAAACTCAGCAGCACTGAcaatgaagaagaggagggacAGGAGAACG GAGACTCTCCTTTACAATCCTCTCAGTCTCTCCAGCCATGCCCTGATGGTAAAACTGTAGATCCCCTCCCATCTCGAATTACCACCTCTCCAAATGTTCCAAAAGAAACCCTGGACAACGTACAGTCTCCCTCAAAAGCCCAGGTTCAGCTTCAGCCCCAGACCTCCtctcagtcatattttcaaattaccCCCAACTTCCAAAGCCAACCCCAAGTTCAAGGTTATCCTCAGGTCCAGCTGATCTCCCAGCAGCAGGCACAGCTCCAAGGTCAAAGTCAGTCAGCATCTCAAACAAATGTTCAGTCCTACAATCAAACAGCCATTCAGCAGCAGCCTGTTTCTCAACCTCAAATATCCTCCAAATCTGCATCTTCGGACTCCTCATCTCCACGGGCCTCCTCTCCTAATCTGAGCTGCTCCTGGGCGAGAGGACTGAGTCGTCCCCCATCTGTGCTCCTCCCCCGTGCTCTCTATGACATTATCACAGCCAGTGACAGCAGTGGCCTTCCACGGTGTACTTCATTCCTGCCACACATATCTGTTGCGTGGGCAAGCAGTTTTAG acctcTGCTTAGCAAAATGATGACATGCACAGAGCAGTCGCTCTATTATCGTCAGTGGACAGTCCCTCGGTCCTACCACATGGACAGCAGCAATCGCACTGAAGGACGAACTGACAATTTTCACCCACGTAGGCTGTTGCTTAGTGGTCCCCCACAG GTGGGGAAAACGGGGGCATATCTTCATTTTCTGGGCCTCCTGTCTCGCATGCTGATCAGGCTAATGGAGGTGGATATCTATGATGAAGAGGACATCCACTGCA cagccGAGGTAGAAAGTGTGCAGTACCACCCACCCAATGCTCCATGGCCAAACACAGAAGTTATAAAGACAATGCCCTTCGACTACACCATCTATGACCCAAAGTATGATGACATCAGCATTGTATACTGTCCTGGATTTAAACCACGAGCTGATG GAAACCCTGTCCGCCAGGAGGATGTGTACCTGCGCAGACGGACATCTCGGATAAAGCTGTCCAAGTACGCAGCGTACAATACCTATCATCACTGTGAGCAGTGTCATCAGTACCTTGGCTTTAACCCCAGATACCAG ATGTATGAGTCAACGCTGCATGCCTTCACATTCACCCATCTTCTGCTCGGAGAAGACATCCAGCTCTATTTCATCATCCCAAAGTCTAAGGAACACTACTTCAGTTTCAGCCAGCCAGGAGGCCAGCTGGAGAGCATGCGGCTGCCGCTCACTTCTGACTGG AGCCCAGACTGCATTAAGAGTCCAATCTTCACCCCAACCACCGGTCGCCATGAGCACGGTCTGTTCAACCTGTACCATGCGATGGATGGAGCCTCACATCTACACATCCTTGTTGTTAAAGAGTATGAGATGGCTGTCTACAAGAAGTACTGGCCCAACCACATCATGCTGGTGCTGCCCACTGTCTTCAATGGAGCGGGAATCG GTGCTGCTCACTTTCTGATAAAGGAGCTTTCTTATCACAACTTGGAGTTGGAGCGCAGTCGGCAGGTGGAAGGAGGTAGCCCATCGGTTGATGTCTGGCCCTTCATCATCCTTGCTGATGACTCCTGTGTTATGTGGAACGCAGTAGACAGTGATAAACTGAG TTGTCCTGCTGAACGTGCTGTGTCACTAAAACAAGTCTTGCAGCACATGGAGGCCTGCCCAGACCTGGCCCAGTATGGCCTGTGTGGTATAAGGAAGTGGAACAGCCGAGGAATAACAG GTATCAAACAGTGGGAGCCGTTCTCCAGAGGTCACGTTCAtgacttcctcctcctcaaTGTTGACCGGAGTCAGAACGTCCAATACGACCAGAACCGCTTCACCTGTCACGATGTGGACTTCACCCTGAGGCTGCACAGCGCCGGGCTCCTTGTCTGCAGGTTCAACAACTTCAGCGTGATGAAAAAGCAGATTGCCATTGGAGGTTACCGGACATTCATTATCAAGACCAAG ATGACAGACGCTTCCACCTCAGTGGGGCCCTCACAGTACATCTGTGCCCCAGACAGCAAGCATCTCTTCCTGGCTTCACCAGCTCAGCTTCTCCTGGAAAAATACCTCCAACACACCAGCCAGAAACTGTTTCCTCTCAGCACCAAGAACTACACTCACCCTGTTCTGTCTGTGGATTGTTACCTCAACCTGGGACCTGAG GTGACAGTGTGTTTTATCAGTTCCAGACCTCACTGTATCAACATCAGCACCGCTGGTCTGCTGTTCAGTGGCcttcttctctgttttcctgACACATTTGTGACCTCCGGGTTCCTCAAGAAGTTCACCTTTCTCAAAG GTGCAACCCTGTGTGTAATCAGTGCAGATCGCAGCTCACTGAGGCAGACTGTGGGCAGgctggagctggaggagcagtgGAGGTTCAGGCTCAGCGACGAGTTCCAGACTGCCAACGCCAAAGAGGACCGGCCGCTATTCTTCCTGACTGGAAAACATATCTGA